The sequence below is a genomic window from Salicibibacter cibarius.
TAAAAGACTATGCGCAAAAGCGAGCATCCGAAACAACTGTTATGCACGACGTTTTAACCGAGCAACTCATGAAAGCTGCCGCTCAAGTCGTTCAACGCCGACTATCCTTTATCCATCAACTGCAAAAATGGGCCGGTCCTACCCACCGGTCTATTAGCCGACAATCGGAAAACCTGCAAATCGCGTATGTTCCGAGTGCCGATGTATCATTAGAGCTAGACTTGTCGACAATAGAGCATAGGTATGCAGAAGCTTTTCAAGAAAAAAAAGAACAGGAAATGCGCAGGGGATTAACGCTCATTGGGCCTCATCGGGAAGACCTTGCCATCTATGTGAATGATCGGGACATCCAAACGTATGGTTCCCAAGGGCAACAGCGAACCGCTGCGCTTTCATTGAAATTGGCAGAAATTGAGCTAATCGAGAAAGAGACCGCCGATCCACCGGTTTTATTATTGGATGATGTCCTCTCGGAACTGGATGATTTTCGACAGTCTCATTTATTAAATACTATTCAGGGAAGAGTACAAACGTTTATTACAACGACAAATATTAGCGGTATCAAACATGAGGTTCTTCAACACGCGAAAACCTTTCATGTCCACAATGGAAATATTTCTCCCAATGTTTGATTCATAGATTCAAATTTTAGGGAAATGAGGTGTTTTTTTGTTTGTTCACATTGGCGGATACACCGTCATTCGCTCCAAAGACATCGTTGCCATTTTAAATTACGACGTCCAGGAAGCATCGACGATTACCCAACAATATCTCGCGTCCTTAAATGAAAATGAGATCGTAAAAATTGCGGAGGATTACGACTCAACGAAATCACTCGTCGTCACCTCCGAGAAATTATATCATTCACCCATTTCCTCCACGACCCTGAAGCGACGTTCACAAAATATGCTCGATGACGTAAGCGATGATACATGATCTGCCCCAGTGCTCCGATCCGGTTTTGTACGAACCTTTAATTAGAAGCGTAGGTGAAGATTGCCCATGGAACAACATTCGTATGATGAAAGTCAAATACAGGTACTCAAGGGTTTGGAAGCTGTTCGCAAGCGCCCGGGGATGTATGTCGGTTCTACAAACGCGCGGGGACTCC
It includes:
- the recF gene encoding DNA replication/repair protein RecF (All proteins in this family for which functions are known are DNA-binding proteins that assist the filamentation of RecA onto DNA for the initiation of recombination or recombinational repair.), which produces MYVRDLSISDYRNLEETTLTFENTVNLFIGENAQGKTNLMEALYVLAFAKSHRTNRDRELITWGKDYARVHGEINKRVSSLSLDIQFSPQGKRAKLNGLEQQRISEFIGALNVVMFAPEDLNLVKGGPKQRRRFIDMEIGQISNVYLYHLAQYHRILKQRNQLLKDYAQKRASETTVMHDVLTEQLMKAAAQVVQRRLSFIHQLQKWAGPTHRSISRQSENLQIAYVPSADVSLELDLSTIEHRYAEAFQEKKEQEMRRGLTLIGPHREDLAIYVNDRDIQTYGSQGQQRTAALSLKLAEIELIEKETADPPVLLLDDVLSELDDFRQSHLLNTIQGRVQTFITTTNISGIKHEVLQHAKTFHVHNGNISPNV
- the remB gene encoding extracellular matrix regulator RemB, which codes for MFVHIGGYTVIRSKDIVAILNYDVQEASTITQQYLASLNENEIVKIAEDYDSTKSLVVTSEKLYHSPISSTTLKRRSQNMLDDVSDDT